tttaccttgtcagctcggggattcgatccagcaacctttcagtttctggcccaacactccaaccactagactgcctgctgcccagccaaacgctctaaccactaggctacctgctgccctttcACAGAGGACTAGTTTACGTTTacatgtgagtcatttagcagacactcttatccagagccactaggGTTAAGTGACTAAATCTGCCTAAAAAAAAGCGAtttacagatttttcacctagtctgcttggggattcgaaccagccacctttcagttactgcccAACGTTCTTAACCACTAGATTACAAACCACTAAATGTTAAACACAAAGTCAAATGGTAGTAGATAAATGGTAAGCTGGTTAAAtaagactgctgttataactttCAGACTGCCATTGTTTTGGGGAAATAGGGACATGTCTATTTCTCCAATTATCTGtaatagatgtatttattttaatggTTTGAAGTTCtacaccattttaatcaggataaCCTATTATTTGTAATGATGTAAGTTTGAGCAGCTTAGTTATGGTATGTCTGTTTATTTCACTAAATATCTCACAATGTGTAAATTTAGATGTATTCATGTCagacaccattttaatcaggagaatctcctctttctaatgACATAAGGTTGGGCAGCGTCCTCTGCTGTCATTGATCactagaccagaaatagtcagaagTTGCCCGTTTTTTCCTACTTCCTGGTAACGCAGACATAGACACACTTGGCACCATcgaggtgcggatgtttactttctacaccagttgttatttttcagtttggtcctaagaacaggttttagtggtcaaataaaaaggtagaaattttttggtgccatttaggGGAAATGGAATCTAAGGATCATTCCAGTCAGAAGAGGCTCTGTGAAGGTTCGTTTCAATTCATTTGCTATGGCCTCgctagtgttccagctcagacaacGTTCTTTGGCCgttttgactcgttctattgtccagccttcTAGGACTCAGGGGACAGAGGCTGGGTCTAGCTCTGCTACGGGGCAGGCTACTGGAGGGGGgaccaggagggaggagagtagagcagggccaagcggtgttctgtacctgcctgtccaGGAGGGGGGACAAGGCCtggtggacctggagagcagggtggcagcgttctgactcaaTGAGGTGCAGAAGCTACtgtacctacctctctctctctctctctctctctctctctctctgtctctgtctctgtctctctgtctctgtctctctctctctctgtctctctctgtctctctctctctctctctgtctctctctctctgtctctctgtctctctctctctgtctctctctctctctctgtctctctctctctctgtctctctctctctctgtctctctctctctgtctctctctctctgtctctctctctctgtctctctctctctgtgtctctctctctctctctctctctctctctctctctctctctctgtctctctctctctctctctctctctctgtctctctctgtctctgtctctctctgtctctgtctctctctctctctgtctctctctgtctctctctctctctctctgtctctctctctctctctgtctctctctctctctctctgtctctctctctctgtctctctctctctctctgtctctctctctctctgtctctctctctctctgtctctctctctctgtctctctctctctgtctctctctctctgtctctctctctctctctgtctctctctctctctctctctctctctctctctctgtctcttaacaGCGTTCTGCACAgtcagcagtggaggacagtgatcagatctttactgagctgatctgctccattgagagaaggagctctgaggtgaaggagctgatcagagcccaagagaaggctcaagtgagtcaagctgaaggactcctggagcaactgaagcaggagatagctgagctgaggaagagaagcactgagctggagcagctctcacacacagaggatcacatccatttcctccaggtaactaaactgtcttgttacatgtgatatgaaattaacttaatgtgaaactattcacctcaatcattatgttgtcctgtatgtctctctgtccctgtccctctctctctctcttgctgtctccctctctctgtccctctctctgtccctctctttgtccctctctctctgtgtccctctctctctgtgtccctctctctctctgtccccctctttctctctgtccctctctttctctctgtccctctctttctctccattcctatctttctctctgtccctcgctttctctctgtccctctctctctctctgtctctctctctctctctctgtccctctctctctgtccctctctgtccctctgtctgtgtccctctttctgtgtctctctgccctctctctgtgtccccccctctctctctgtccctctgtctctctctctgtccctctctctgtgtccctctgtccctctctctgtgtccctctgtccctctctctgggtccccctctctctgggtccctctgtccttctctctcggtgtccctctgtccctctctctttgtccccctctctctttgtccccctctctctgtccctttctctcggtgtctctctctctctctttccctctgtctctctctctgtccctctgtctctctctctgtccctctgtccctctctgtgtccctctgtccctctctgtgtacctctgtccctctctctctttgtccctctgtccctctctctctctctatccctctatctctctgtccctctctctctctctctctccctctctctctctgtccctctgtgtttctctctctgtccctctgtgtctctctgtgtccctctgtgtttctctctgtccctctctcggtGTCccgctctctgtgtccctctgtccctctctctgtgtccctctctctgtgtccctgtgtccctctctctgtgtccctcccctctctctgtgtccccctctctctgtacctctctctctctgtccctctctctctccctcctctccctctccctctgtctctctctctccctctctctgtctatctctctctctctctctctccagagttatcagtctctctccagtatcagtgtatcttcaaacttacccagcatcgttgtccgtcctcttcagtactttggagatgtgagtaagactgtgtctgaactgagagagaaagtagaagacttccttaaaggagaatggaccaagatctccactacaggtgtgttgaaaacaataagaacatcaactttagaccattgaaagttccctactagtcatatacatgtggaatatggtatgatgataacattccctctctctgtcaatgtgtttgtgtgtctgtagtgaatatagtggatgttggactgcctccagagcccaagaccagagaacagttgttacaatgtgagtctctttattgtgaagtaactaacagtctcttttactgacactcctaacaatcccgctagaaatatatagcaatagtagatctaatcaaagactgggtatctatctgactcctcatatttctctgatttgatctctgctgtgctctaatcaaagacagggtagatacagtatctgacttaacttattgttctgactcccctcattggtctctgctctgctcctctcccagattcctgtcagctcacactggacccaaacacagcaggcaccctcctctctctgtctaaagggaacagaaaggtgaccaatacagaccaagtccaaccatatcctgaccatggagacagattcaccaactactgtcaggttctgtgtagagagggtctgtctggacgctgttactgggaggtggagtggactggtgatgttgatacagcagtctcatatgaagacatcagcagaacagagagaggtggtggatTTGGAGACAATAACAAGTCATGGAGTTTACATTGCTCTAGAGGTGGTTATTGGTTCAGACACAATAATATtaagactaaagtatcaggccctcagtcctccagagtaggagtgtacctggatcacaaggcaggtactctgtccttctacagtgtctctgacacaatgaccctcctccacagagcccagaccacattcactcagcccctctatcctggggtttgtctctatagttataatgatactgctgagctggttaaactgtagtagggtccacatagatactagtcattctggtgtagtctatagctgagctggttaaactgtagtagggtccacatagatactagtcatgctggtgtagtctatagctgagctggttaaactgtagtagggtccacatagatactagtcatgctggtgtagtctatacctgagctggttaaactgtagtagggtccacatagatactagtcatgctggtgtagtctatatctgagctggttaaactgtagtagggtccacatagatactagtcatgctggtgtagtctatagctgagctggttaaactgtagtagggtccacatagatactagtcatgctggtgtagtctatagctgagctggttaaactgtagtagggtccacatagatactagtcatgctggtgtagtctatagctgagctggttaaactgtagtagggtccacataga
This genomic interval from Salmo salar unplaced genomic scaffold, Ssal_v3.1, whole genome shotgun sequence contains the following:
- the LOC106596484 gene encoding tripartite motif-containing protein 16 is translated as MAQKGVLLDQGQFCCSVCLDLLKEPVTTACGHNYCRICIEGCWDQDVLKGVYSCPQCRETFIPRPNLRKNNMLADMVEDLKKTRLQAAPPPALCYAGPGDVVCDFCTGTRKQKALMSCLVCLASYCETHLQPHYEFPALKKHKLVKATAQLQEKICSHHDKLLEVYCRTDQQCICLLCVMDEHKGHDTVSAAAERNDKQRQLGMSQQKVQQRFQEREKELKKLQQAVESLKRSAQSAVEDSDQIFTELICSIERRSSEVKELIRAQEKAQVSQAEGLLEQLKQEIAELRKRSTELEQLSHTEDHIHFLQSYQSLSSISVSSNLPSIVVRPLQYFGDVSKTVSELREKVEDFLKGEWTKISTTVNIVDVGLPPEPKTREQLLQYSCQLTLDPNTAGTLLSLSKGNRKVTNTDQVQPYPDHGDRFTNYCQVLCREGLSGRCYWEVEWTGDVDTAVSYEDISRTERGGGFGDNNKSWSLHCSRGGYWFRHNNIKTKVSGPQSSRVGVYLDHKAGTLSFYSVSDTMTLLHRAQTTFTQPLYPGVCLYSYNDTAELVKL